One Setaria viridis chromosome 3, Setaria_viridis_v4.0, whole genome shotgun sequence DNA window includes the following coding sequences:
- the LOC117847224 gene encoding polyol transporter 5 → MKKEEDLESPLLSDGEPAPADSKGNAYALVCTLLASLTSIIYGYNRGVMSGAQKFVQADLGVTDGQLEVLIGATSVYSLVGSLGAGWTCDRAGRRRAVAISAAMFLAGSAVTAAADGYAALMAGQLVTGIACGFGLVVAPVYIAEIAPASSRGFLSSIPEIAGNSGILLSYIADFAFAGLPTTLNWRLMIGIGAVPPLFLAAAAVLAMPETPRWLVLHGHPDEARRVLARTAGDAAVADRRLQEIVVSVREASKNAAVSGGGKSSSTGVWREILLRPTPAVRRVMLAIVGLQVFQQASGVAALVLYAPRVFSHVGITSERAVLGATVLLGAVKTTAIVVPLFLADRLGRRPMLLASAGGMAASLLVLALSMRAPPPPAASWWAAATCVAAAAAFMAAFSLGFGPVIWMYGSEILPLRLRAQGTGIGTAVNRVMSAAVGMTFISMYEAVGMAGSFYIFAALSAAAWVFVYACLPETKGRTLEEMEALFDAGAKPSPRAVLS, encoded by the exons atgaagaaggaggaggaccTCGAGTCGCCGCTGCTGTCCGACGgcgagccggcgccggcggactcCAAGGGCAACGCGTACGCGCTCGTCTGCaccctcctcgcctccctcaCCTCCATCATCTACGGCTACA ATCGCGGCGTGATGAGCGGGGCGCAGAAGTTCGTGCAGGCGGACCTGGGCGTCACGGACGGGCAGCTGGAGGTGCTCATCGGCGCCACCAGCGTCTACTCCCTCGTCGGCTCGCTGGGTGCGGGCTGGACCTGCGACcgcgcgggccgccgccgcgccgtcgccatCTCCGCGGCCATGTTCCTCGCCGGGTCCgcggtcaccgccgccgccgacgggtaCGCCGCGCTCATGGCCGGGCAGCTCGTCACCGGCATCGCGTGCGGGTTCGGGCTCGTCGTCGCGCCCGTCTACATCGCCGAGatcgcgccggcgagctcgcgtGGGTTCCTCTCCTCCATCCCCGAG ATCGCCGGCAACTCGGGCATCCTGCTCAGCTACATCGCCGACTTCGCGTTCGCGGGCCTCCCCACGACGCTCAACTGGCGCCTCATGATCGGCATCGGCGCCGTCCCGCCGCTCTtcctcgcggcggccgcggtgctCGCCATGCCAGAGACCCCGCGCTGGCTCGTCCTCCACGGCCACCCCGACGAGGCCCGCCGCGTGCTCGCGCGCACCGCGggggacgccgccgtcgccgaccgccGCCTCCAGGAGATCGTGGTCTCCGTCCGGGAGGCGTCCAAGAacgccgccgtctccggcggcggcaagtCGTCGTCGACGGGCGTGTGGCGCGAGATCCTCCTCCGCCCGACACCGGCCGTCCGCCGCGTGATGCTCGCCATCGTCGGCCTGCAGGTGTTCCAGCAGGCCTCCGGCGTGGCGGCGCTGGTGCTGTACGCGCCGCGGGTGTTCAGCCACGTCGGGATCACCTCGGAGCGCGCCGTGCTCGGCGCTAccgtcctcctcggcgccgtcaAGACGACGGCCATCGTGGTCCCGCTGTTCCTCGCcgaccgcctcggccgccggccCATGCTGctcgccagcgccggcggcatGGCCGCGTCGCTCCTGGTGCTGGCCCTCTCGatgcgcgcgccgccgccgccggcggcctcgtggtgggcggcggcgacatgcgtcgcggcggccgcagcGTTCATGGCGGCGTTCTCTCTGGGGTTCGGGCCGGTGATCTGGATGTACGGGTCGGAGATCCtgccgctgcggctgcgcgcACAGGGGACGGGGATCGGGACGGCGGTGAACCGGGTGATGAGCGCCGCCGTGGGGATGACGTTCATCTCCATGTACGAGGCGGTCGGCATGGCCGGGAGCTTCTACATCTTCGCAGCGCTctccgcggcggcgtgggtgtTCGTGTACGCGTGCCTGCCGGAGACCAAGGGGAGGACCCTCGAGGAGATGGAGGCGCTCTTCGACGCCGGTGCCAAGCCCTCGCCACGGGCGGTGCTGTCGTAA